From a single Calothrix sp. NIES-2098 genomic region:
- a CDS encoding monooxygenase, flavin binding family protein, with translation MVLDRVCIIGAGSSGIAAAKILHERGIAFDCFEKGSGIGGNWRYMNDNGMSSAYKSLHINSSKGQMAYSDFPMPEDYPQYANHSQVLQYFESYVDHFGFRDKITFKTEVSRVAPVGDGTYDVTIKNSNGERTQRYGAVIVANGHHWCPNLPKFPGEFTGKTMHTHDYKTPEGMDGKNILVVGVGNSACDIACETSRVANQTYLSTRRSAYVLPKYILGRTLDSYLTPLFFALPLPLRRLYGQILLYLARGAQSAYGFPNPTHKFLSEHPTISSELLNFVGYGRVKIKPNIKELAGDRVRFEDGTELPIDIIIYGTGYKIAFPFFDKNFINPQDNEFPLYKRVVHPEHPNLYFIGLLQPIGAIMPLAEWQSKWIAEVIAGNVSLPSKAAMLQHIEKERRLMQKQYVNSKRHTMQVDFCPYIDEIKKEMKRGRKRTNNNNFLSLFSGDRSVAERLA, from the coding sequence ATGGTTTTGGATCGCGTTTGTATTATCGGTGCTGGTTCATCCGGAATTGCTGCTGCTAAAATCTTACACGAGCGCGGCATCGCCTTTGATTGCTTTGAAAAAGGTTCTGGGATTGGTGGTAACTGGCGCTACATGAATGATAACGGGATGTCTTCAGCTTATAAGTCCTTGCATATCAATTCATCTAAAGGACAGATGGCTTACTCAGATTTTCCTATGCCAGAGGATTATCCGCAGTATGCCAATCATAGCCAAGTTCTGCAATATTTTGAGTCTTATGTTGACCATTTTGGGTTTCGAGACAAAATCACTTTCAAAACAGAAGTTTCTCGCGTTGCGCCAGTTGGTGATGGTACTTACGATGTGACTATCAAAAACAGCAACGGCGAACGAACTCAGCGTTATGGCGCAGTAATTGTTGCCAACGGTCATCACTGGTGTCCAAATTTGCCTAAGTTCCCAGGAGAATTTACTGGGAAAACAATGCACACCCACGACTATAAAACTCCAGAAGGGATGGATGGCAAGAATATTTTAGTTGTTGGTGTTGGCAATTCAGCCTGTGATATCGCTTGTGAAACTTCACGAGTAGCAAATCAAACTTATCTCTCTACTCGTCGCAGTGCCTATGTTTTACCAAAGTATATTTTAGGCAGAACTCTTGATAGTTATCTCACACCTTTATTTTTCGCATTGCCATTACCGTTGCGGCGATTATATGGTCAAATTTTGTTATATTTAGCGCGCGGGGCGCAATCAGCTTATGGTTTCCCCAATCCCACCCATAAATTCTTAAGCGAACATCCCACAATCTCCTCAGAATTATTAAATTTTGTCGGCTACGGTAGGGTAAAAATTAAACCAAATATCAAAGAACTTGCAGGCGATCGCGTGCGTTTTGAAGATGGTACAGAACTGCCAATAGATATCATTATTTACGGTACAGGTTATAAAATTGCTTTTCCGTTTTTTGACAAAAATTTCATTAATCCCCAAGATAATGAATTTCCTTTGTACAAGCGAGTTGTACATCCAGAACATCCCAATCTTTACTTTATTGGATTGTTGCAACCCATCGGTGCAATTATGCCTTTAGCCGAGTGGCAATCTAAGTGGATTGCTGAAGTAATTGCTGGAAACGTTAGTTTACCAAGCAAAGCAGCGATGTTACAGCATATAGAAAAAGAACGGCGACTGATGCAAAAACAGTATGTCAATTCCAAAAGACACACAATGCAAGTAGATTTTTGCCCTTACATTGATGAAATTAAAAAAGAGATGAAACGGGGACGCAAACGTACAAATAATAATAATTTTCTTTCTCTATTTTCTGGCGATCGCAGTGTAGCAGAACGGTTAGCATGA
- a CDS encoding response regulator receiver sensor signal transduction histidine kinase, whose protein sequence is MLRKSILICDDLVDNCIILQVILEMEGYKVECATSGREAINQIQLHKPDLLLLDVMMPELNGFEVVKIIRQDQHLQYLPILLITAYKQMIVPKLTHINVNRVIHKPVDSDDLVDIVHEVLQT, encoded by the coding sequence ATGTTAAGGAAATCCATCCTTATTTGTGACGATCTTGTAGATAACTGTATTATCCTTCAAGTAATTTTAGAGATGGAAGGATATAAAGTTGAGTGTGCAACTTCTGGTAGAGAAGCCATCAATCAAATTCAATTGCACAAGCCAGATCTGTTACTGCTAGATGTCATGATGCCGGAATTAAATGGTTTTGAAGTAGTTAAAATTATCCGGCAAGATCAACATTTGCAATATTTACCTATTTTGCTGATCACAGCGTATAAACAAATGATTGTACCAAAGTTAACTCATATAAACGTTAATAGAGTTATCCACAAACCTGTTGATAGTGACGACCTGGTTGACATAGTTCATGAGGTTCTACAAACTTAA
- a CDS encoding multi-component transcriptional regulator, whose protein sequence is MKILLIEDDEVLVNILLNSLTQQHYVVDIAQDGSAGWEYTQSYNYDLILIDVGLPKLDGISLCQRLRSGGNSTPILLMTAKDATSDRIRGLDAGADDYLIKPLDLGELQARVRALLRRADTPVSLVLEIGGLRLDPGSCQVTFNSKLLDLTPKEYSLLELFIRNPTRVFSRGNIIEHLWTFDDPPQEESVKSHIKGLRQKLKAAGAVDWIENVYGLGYRLNPSVKEAGEQESKKSAKQETRGEPEKLPISQIEQQFNNAMRGLWHQYEGLMQQRITVLQQAATALSSNLTQELRQSAEKEAHKLAGVLGMFEQDTGTQIAREIEQTLSKNAELSAAQKSQLRSQIQELGNLINLMGQKLNSTNNAIAEEITTRLLLIDPNPQLGSQLQQLVQNLGINWQQITKLEDAKNLLQTTSPDLVVLNVGEVGCRQASLALLSDLATRTPPVPVLVLAAADELVERVTLAQYGARGFLAKPVTAAQIWNSSSQLLQRTHSLRLNILVVDDDPVVLAALRPMLEPWGMRIVGLDEPLRFWEVLQSTKPDLLILDVEMPEISGIELCQAVRTDPQWQELPIVFLTAHRDIETVQQVFAVGGDDYVVKPVVGAELLARITHRLERSRLLQSLSTKDPQTGLANQLQSSRDLQQLLVQAEKHQHSVCLAILSMSDLRQINSQYGHETGNQVLQRWSRLFQSAFCSGEVLGYWGNGEFIVGVSGLTKTEVKDRLGDILTTLRQQIYATPEGDRFQVACNFAVVEYPNDGHNIQLLYQVAIERSQ, encoded by the coding sequence ATGAAAATCTTGCTGATCGAAGATGATGAGGTTTTAGTAAATATCTTATTGAATTCTCTAACGCAACAACACTATGTGGTTGACATCGCACAAGATGGCTCTGCTGGTTGGGAATATACTCAAAGTTATAACTACGATTTGATATTAATTGATGTGGGATTGCCCAAACTGGACGGTATTAGTTTATGTCAACGCTTACGTTCTGGTGGCAATTCTACTCCCATCTTGTTAATGACAGCAAAAGATGCAACAAGCGATCGCATTCGTGGACTTGATGCTGGTGCAGATGATTATCTAATTAAACCTTTAGATTTAGGAGAACTGCAAGCCAGGGTAAGGGCACTTTTACGTCGGGCGGATACTCCAGTTTCCTTGGTACTAGAAATTGGCGGATTGCGGCTCGATCCCGGTAGTTGCCAAGTAACATTTAACAGTAAATTGCTAGATTTAACCCCAAAAGAATACAGCCTGTTAGAGCTATTTATCCGCAATCCTACAAGAGTTTTCAGCCGAGGAAATATTATCGAGCATCTCTGGACTTTTGACGATCCGCCTCAAGAAGAAAGTGTAAAATCGCACATTAAAGGCTTGCGACAAAAATTGAAAGCAGCTGGAGCAGTAGACTGGATTGAAAACGTTTATGGTTTGGGATATCGATTAAACCCATCTGTAAAAGAAGCCGGGGAACAGGAAAGCAAGAAGTCAGCTAAACAGGAAACTAGGGGAGAGCCAGAAAAATTACCAATCTCTCAAATTGAACAGCAATTCAACAATGCCATGAGAGGATTGTGGCATCAATATGAAGGGCTGATGCAACAACGAATAACAGTATTGCAACAAGCAGCCACCGCACTCTCTAGCAATTTAACTCAGGAGTTACGCCAATCCGCAGAAAAAGAAGCGCACAAGCTGGCTGGCGTTTTGGGAATGTTTGAGCAAGACACTGGTACTCAGATAGCGAGAGAAATTGAACAGACTCTCAGCAAAAATGCTGAGTTGTCTGCTGCCCAAAAAAGTCAGTTGCGATCGCAAATTCAAGAATTGGGTAATTTAATCAACTTGATGGGACAAAAGCTCAATTCTACTAATAACGCGATCGCAGAAGAAATTACTACGCGATTGTTACTAATTGACCCTAATCCTCAACTCGGTTCTCAATTACAACAACTCGTTCAAAATTTAGGAATAAACTGGCAGCAAATTACTAAGTTAGAGGATGCAAAAAACCTACTGCAAACTACATCACCAGATTTAGTAGTACTAAATGTTGGTGAAGTGGGATGTCGGCAAGCAAGTTTGGCACTTTTATCAGATTTAGCCACCCGTACTCCTCCTGTACCCGTGCTGGTACTGGCTGCTGCTGACGAACTAGTAGAACGCGTAACTTTGGCTCAGTATGGGGCACGAGGTTTTTTAGCCAAGCCTGTTACAGCTGCTCAGATTTGGAATAGTTCATCTCAACTATTACAGCGTACCCATTCTCTAAGGCTAAATATTTTAGTCGTGGATGACGATCCGGTGGTTTTAGCTGCATTACGCCCAATGTTAGAACCTTGGGGTATGCGGATTGTCGGATTGGATGAACCGTTGCGTTTCTGGGAGGTACTGCAATCTACCAAACCAGATTTGTTGATTTTGGATGTAGAGATGCCCGAAATTAGTGGGATAGAACTGTGCCAAGCAGTACGTACCGATCCCCAATGGCAAGAATTACCAATTGTGTTTCTCACTGCACACCGGGACATAGAAACCGTGCAACAGGTATTTGCTGTTGGGGGAGATGACTATGTAGTTAAACCGGTTGTAGGGGCAGAACTTTTGGCACGCATTACCCATCGCCTAGAACGCAGTCGCCTACTTCAGTCGCTTTCTACCAAAGACCCCCAAACTGGACTAGCAAATCAGTTACAATCTAGCCGCGATTTGCAGCAGTTGCTTGTTCAAGCCGAGAAACATCAACATTCAGTTTGTTTGGCGATATTGAGTATGAGTGATTTACGCCAAATTAATAGCCAGTACGGTCATGAAACTGGTAATCAGGTATTGCAACGATGGAGTCGTCTATTTCAATCGGCATTTTGTAGTGGTGAGGTGCTAGGTTATTGGGGCAATGGAGAATTTATCGTTGGGGTTTCTGGGTTAACAAAAACAGAAGTAAAAGACCGTCTTGGTGATATTTTAACTACCCTGCGCCAGCAAATATACGCAACCCCAGAAGGCGATCGCTTTCAAGTAGCTTGCAATTTTGCTGTGGTTGAGTATCCCAATGATGGACACAACATTCAATTGCTATATCAAGTTGCTATTGAGCGATCGCAGTGA